The DNA segment TTGTAAAAATTGTCCGGGATTATGAGACATTTTGCATTTTTTTTATGAAAAAAGAAGAGGAATTTAGCAGGGAAAATTAGATAGAATTTGAATCGTTTTAGATTATGTCGCATTAACTTGCAGCGATGACTGGAACCGTACGAATTGCCCAAATTATCCTAACTTCAATTATGCGCTCTATTCAAAAAAAATGAATTAAGTTCAATCTCATTTCTTGAAATTAACCAAAACCAAACAGCTGTCTGCTTTCGCAAAACGGACGCTAAATTTTCGTTACAAACTTCAAATAAAATTGACTAAAACTACTGTTATGTTGACATTCGACTTGATATGCGGCCAATAAATTATAATCGAAAATTTTTCTTTTTAATTTCTTTCATATTCACACTTGCTTTCGTATTGAGTTGTGAAAAAAAACAGACAAACAGTGGTAACCTACTTACATCTCTTTTTTATTCTCCCCCTCCGACAAATTCTTTAGATCCAATAACAGATCCTATCCAAGAAGGTGGAGAGATCCAAGCAAATATAGTTGTAGAAAAGATTAAATCTGGGGAGTACCAAATTAATCCAGGAGGTCCGCAAGAAGGAAAACTAGGAATTCAAGGATCTTATAAAAATTTGCCAAGCGCGGATGTTCTCTATCGTGCCGGTGCACCTAAGATTGGGAAGTGATACCGAATCAAATCAAGATTCAGATTAAAAAAATTATAGTAACCTCTGAAGACGGGTTAGAATTGGAAACAAATTTCAATTCCACTCTTGTTGACATTATTTCTTTTGGAATGAATGCGCCTGGTATAGCGTCAATTTCAAATATTCCAAAAGGAAAGTATAAATCGATTAAGTTCGTTCTAGATGCTCATCACGGGAATGCTTGGATCAATGAAGAATCATTTGGATTTCATTTTACAAATTCTACTCAAATTGAAATGAAAGGTAATTTCGAAGTCATTACTGGTTTCACCACAAATCTTAAACTAAACTTCGATTTATCTCAATTACAATACAACTATTCAGAAAATTCTTTTACATTACCAAATCAAATTGCCACTATCAAAAAAGCTTCGTTTGAGTTACCTTACACGCCAGGAATTCTCATTGTAAAACTTACTAAACCAATTGAAAACATCGATTCCAATAAAGTGGGACTTCAAGAAATAGATGCTATATTAGAAAAATATTCTTTATTGTCCATCTTACCTTTTGTTGCAGATGACACAAATGTAGATCCAGAAACTGCAAAATTAATTGGACTCGATCGGACATATTTCTTATTGTTTGAAGCAAGAGTAGACCTTCTCCAAGTAAACTTTGCACTTACGAACAAGCCAGGTATTGAATGGGCGACAACTAATTCTAAGTCAGAACCAGACATGGTTCCAGATGATCCTGAGGCAAATACAGGTTGTTTCTTTTGTTCAAAATTTCAAAGTGCATATTTAACAGCTATTAATGCATATAATGGATGGAACATTACAACTGGGTCTTCAGGTGTAAAAATTGCCGTAATCGACACAGAGATTGATGATACCCATCCAGACTTAATGGGGAAAATCATCCAAAACAGATCATTTTTACCTGCGACCTGCTACCATTGGGGAATTTTTCCTTATGAATGTGTCACCCATTTGGAAGTCTCTAGCCCCTTCTATAATGGCGCACAAGGTTGGGATCATGTAACACATGTTGCAGGTAATAAACCTAGTTCTAGTGATCGACTAGTCGCCTACGGCATCCTTGAAGCAGTCAATGTAGGTGCCAAAGTCATCAATATGAGTCTTGGGGGCGAAGCGTACGTATATTGTCAATGGGCTTGTCTAGTTAGAGTATTTACTTATTCTTTAACAAGAGATGCTGTCCGTTATGCAGAAGCAAAACGAGTAACCATGGTAGCATCTTCTGGAAATGATAATAGAAGGATCGCATCTTTCCCAGGAACTGCAGAATTTTCAGGATCTTACCCTGCATCATATAATGAAGTTATTTCCGTAGGAAATCTCGACTCTGCATTTTCATATACTAGGAAAAATATTTCTTCAAATTATGGGAAAGTAGATATCTCTGCTCCAGGCACAAGTATATTCTCTACATCTACAAATGGAAATTATGTATTCAAAACTGGAACTTCTATGGCTGCTCCAATGGTTTCAGGACTAGCTGCATTAATTTTATCGATCGATTCTAATTACCATTCGAAAGACATTTTAAAATCAATGTGTAATCAAGCAACTCCACTCACCCAAACCGGAAACACTTCGATTGACCGTGAATACTTTGGTTGTGGAAGAATCAACATTGGTGCAACACTGACTGCGTTAGTCCCTTCACCGCAAAGACCCAATATCGTTGCCGATTGTGGTGCAGTCGATCAAATCGCTTGTCCAGCTGGTCGTTGGTTTTTACCCTGGGACTTTCAATTTGTTGCTTCTGGAGGAACGCCACCATATAGTTGGTCATATGAAGGCGGGGGATTGCCAACCAATTCATGGTTAGATCCTAATACAGGACGTCTGGTTGGAGGAGCCACTTGGTGGTTTGGGCCTGGTTGGACGTTCATGCTAAGAGTCACTGATTCTGCAGGCCAATCTGATATTCGAAGTTTTTATTTTGCATCGGGATTATAGAGGAGAAAAAGTAAAATGAAAGTAATTAAAGATTTCAAAAATAGAGCATTATCATTCTTTCTAAACTTAATTCTTCTATTTTGTTTAGTTAGTTCCTGTAAAGAGGAATCAAATAATTCAAGTGTCATTCCACTTTCGTTAATCACAATTGCGAAAGAAGCAGAAAATTTAGAAAAACTAAACCAATGTATGGGAAGAGTTCCTGGCCAAGTTTGTATTACCGTAGTAGAACACCACCCAGTAAACATTCGACAGATCGAAGTCGTCCAAGGCGGAACTCAAATCGCTATGGTTGATGCCACCAATGTTCCGATTACAGACGCAATGTGTTATGTATACTACAATATTGAATTGGGAAATGGCACTCCTTACCGACGTGCAAAGATTTATCTCAAAAACAAGGACGGAGAAATTTGTGGGATAGGATGGGAAAAAAATGAAGGTGGGACCGTTGACCAATTATTAAATTTAATTGGTGAGGAGAAAAATCTAAATACGATTACAAAAATTGATTCAATAGGTATGACTTTAAAATTCACTCATTAAAACCAAAAGCAAAAAGAGAATCATAAAATACCTTTCAAAAGCTTACCCAATAGATTGATCGATCCGGTGAGTTTTTGAAATTTTTGTCTTAGATCCGATATTCTATTTTACTGTATCTCAATCTTTTGCCTGGATATAGGATTTTAGTTTCAATGCAATTAATATCCCATCCGCATTCAAAACCGAAACCTAGAAACAATCTTTTCCATGGAGTCAGAAACCAATTGCAAACGATTTGCTTCCTCGGATATTTCACCAAAGGTTGTTGAAATCTGAGAGTGATTTTCCCATAACTCTTGTAAGTTGGAATTGGAAGTTTCCGTGTATATAGTTTGTAATTCCATTTCACTTGTGATTTTTTCGGCATCCATTTGGAATTCCCCCACCAGTTCTTTCAATGACTTCACATTTTCTGAACTGGTTTCACTTGTGTGACCAAAAAGTTGTGCTACTTGGGAGATTTCTTCAAATTTGGATTTTACATCATTATTTGTGGAGATAATTTCTTTCATAGATTCCAAACTTTCTTTAGATGCAACCTGCGATAATTTGACAACACGTTTGATCTCTTCTATGTTCTTTGCTGTTTCATCTGCAAGACGAGATACTTCACTTGCAACCACGGCAAAACCACGTCCCATGGATCCTGCTCTTGCTGCTTCAATCGATGCATTGAGAGAGAGTAAGTTCACTCGATCGGAAATATCTTCGACTATGGAGATGGCAGATTTAATATTTTCACTCATTTGGTTCATGAGTTCCACTTTTTCATAGGCAGACTGGATAGCGTCTCCTGAAATCTTTACAGTACCGATGGAGTGATTCGTATTGATTACCAATTCTTCCGCTTTTATTGAGAGATTTGTCATCTCTTGTGTTACCCGAGTTAATTCATTTGCCAAAAAATTGGTTTTGTCTTTTTGAGATAACACACGTTCGTAAGTGGCTTTCGATAGGTTTTGAATTTGTTGCACAGAAGCAAATGTTGAATCAATTTTATTTTTTTCAGATACTACTTGCGAATCTATCTCAATGCCTTTGTTGAGAATCGTTTTTGAAGTATCAGAGAGAGTGACCGCTTCTTTTTTTGCCGTTTGAAAATAGACACGTAACGAATCCATAAACAAATTGAGTTTCACAATCGTATGACTTAAATTTGTCGCAGAAAGTTGCGGAATCGATTCCGAAAGTTCTCCTTTTGATAAGGTTTCAATCGAATGATTAAGATTACCAATGTCTTCCTTTAAAGATTTACTACCTACATAAGCAGCATACACCATAATGACCAACATCATCACAAATACAATGGGTAATTGATAAAACCAATAAGGGGATCGAAAGTTTGTTGCTAAAATTAAAAATAAATAATAACCAAAGGTTAACATCGGTAATATTGCTACTGCTAAAACTGTACACAAATTTCTCTGGAAAACTCCAAAAACACGAAGCCTAGAATCATCTAGTGGAACATCCGCAAGGATTTTGTTCCTTAATACTCCACTTAAATATACTTCTGATTGGAAATAGAATGCTAAATAAATAATAGGAACTAACATCACACAGGCGTAAGGAAGAGCAAATATTTCATTCCAAGGTAAACCCAAAACTGTGACAGCCATAAACGAAAACCCAAAAATAGATATTGTCCAACGAATTAGGATTACCCTACCTTCCCAACGCGGGTGTTCCAATAATCCTTTTTTCAATTTGGAAATCGATTCTGCATCTGTTAAGTGGGAATAACTCAGTAAGTGTTTTAATCGACGTGTGCGTAAAGTGATTCCCACAATTAACGGAACAAGTGATAATAAAGTACCGAGTAAGGCAAGTTGGATGAGTGTATTAGTGTCAAAACCAGATGCGAATAAACAAAAATTAATAAAATAAGGGAAAATTAAAAGGTATAAAGGAGCTTCAATGGCAATAGATAATTTCCTAATCAAACGATTCTCTGTCATTCTCTACCAACCTACCTTGCGATTTGACAAAGTTTTCAGAAAAGCAAAGTGAGAGCATCTATTTTCATATTTTTTTTAACAGTGAACAGAACAGGATGACCGTTCCCTGGTAAATTTAAAATACAAAAATGGTTCGAATCAAAGGTTAGATTCTAATTCCAAGACAGAAATCTCAGAGGGAGCTCCCAAACGGAACGGAGGCCCCCAATATCCGGTACCTCGGCTTACATAGATTTGTGTATCTTTGTAACGATGAAGTCCAGCCACAAATTTTTGTGCAAAGTATATGAGTATGTTGCCAGGGAAAAATTGCCCACCATGTGTATGACCAGAAATTTGTAAATGAAATCCAACTTTGTTTGCTTCATACACACTATTCGGTTGGTGAGCCAAAAGGATTTTATAGTCACAATTTTCCCCTCCAACCATGGCTCGTTTAGGATTTGTTTGGTGGGATTTAATCATAGTTCCGGCGGTTAAATCGGTAACACCTGCCATTAATAATTTGGCATTCCCTACTGGGATCGTTTGGTTCTCATTGAGCAAAACTCGAATTCCTAAAGCTTCAATCTCAGGTAACCAAGATAAAACTCCGGAATAATATTCGTGATTTCCCGTTACATAAAAGGTTCCATATTTTGACTGGATATCAGCTAAAGGTTTTAAGTGGTGTTTGAGTGTAACTGCTGGTCCATCTACTAAATCTCCAGTGATGACAACAACATCAGGAATTTGTGCGTTGATTTTTCCAACCACTCTTCGTAGGAATTTTTCTTTGATCGTAGGACCAATGTGAACATCTGAAATTTGTACAATTTTAAATTGATGTAGGTCAGGGTGTAAATTGCCAACCGGAATCTTAACATGTTTGGTAGTTAATCGAACATGTGCATTGTAAAACCCAAGAGAACTCAGCGCAGTGGCAACAACAATGGTTGAAAATGCCAAACTGAAGTTTTTTACCTCTGTCACTCCATCAATCGGAAACCCAAAATGTAGTAAGGTCGAAAACAAAAGTCTGGAATAATCAGAAACTATCCCAATATCAAGCAGTCGTAGTAGATCCATGAGTAGAACCAAAGTGAAAAGGATCGAAAAAAATCCAAAATTGGTGAAAGTGACATAGGCAAAAAATGTCTGGGTTTTTTCCCGTTTCGAAATACGACTAAAGGCATACGTTAAGGGGACAAGGAGAACCAGGGCTCCAATTCCAACAAGAATCATGGTAACAATGGGACCATTCAGTGAAAGTCCTGAGATTAATCGAAAGGTAGAATAATAATAGATAAATCCAAGTAAGGATGTTAATACTGACAAAAATACAAAGAACGCTTTCAATGAGATTACCCTATATATTGGACAGTTTTTTGATAGAGAAAGTAACCTTTATTCATACAAGAAGGATAGGATGAAAGAAAAAGATACAATTGGAACCAAGTCAGATGTGATTCTCATCGGAGCAGGAATCATGAGTGCCACTTTGGGAGTACTATTAAAAGAATTAAACCCCCACCTAACGATAACAGTTTTAGAAAGACTCGATGCTGCGGCAAGAGAAAGTTCCAACGCCTGGAACAATGCAGGTACAGGACACTCTGCTTTTTGTGAATTAAATTATACGGTTGAGAATGAAGATGGATCCATTCAGACAAAAAAAGCCCTGCAAATCGCTGAGTCCTATGAAATTTCAAAGGAATTTTGGGCCTACCTTGCAGGTATCAAACAAATCATCGATCCAGAGGATTTTATCCATTCAGTTCCCCATTTAAGTTTTGTTTGGGGAGATGAAAATGTTCGTTTTTTAGAGAAACGATTTAACGCACTCAAACAATATGAACTGTTTAATGGACTAATCTACACAGAAGACACAAAAACGATTTCAGAATGGCTCCCTCTTGTTATGAAGGGTCGTGATCCTAATGAAAAAGTGGCAGCAACTCGAATGGATTTAGGAACTGATGTCAATTTTGGGACCTTAACACGCGCTATGTTTCGTTACTTAGAAACGTTTTCTGACGTTCATGTCCACTATTTTGAAGATGTTAAAGATTTAGAGAGAAGTGAAAATGGAAATTGGCACCTAACATCTCATAATTTACAAACTCATGAAAAAGAACACCATGAAGCAAAATTTGTTTTTATTGGCGCGGGTGGCGGAAGTTTACCTCTTTTAGAAAAATCTGATATTCCTGAGGCATCTGGTTTCGGAGGATTTCCCGTCAGTGGACAATGGTTACGATGCAAAAATAAAAACATCATCAAAGAACATTTTGCAAAAGTTTATGGCAAAGCAAATGTTGGTTCCCCTCCTATGTCTGTTCCTCATTTGGATACACGTATCATTGAAGGGAAAAAAGAATTGTTATTTGGACCTTACGCTGGTTTTACGACAAAATTTCTGAAAAAAGGTTCTTATTTGGATTTAGTAAAATCTTTGGAATTTGATAATATTTTCCCTATGTTATCAGCAGGGATGCACAACCTTCCTTTGACAAAGTATCTGATTAGCCAAGCCTTACAATCTCACGAAGATCGAATTGAAGCATTAAGAGAATATTTTCCTGAAGTGAATTCGGAAGACTGGGAACTGGTTGTCGCTGGGCAAAGGGTTCAAGTCATCAAAAAAGATGAGGAAGAAGGTGGAGTATTAGAATTTGGAACAGAGGTTGTGTCAGCAAAAGACGGATCCCTTGCGGCCCTTCTCGGTGCAAGCCCTGGAGCATCAACTTCTGTTTCCATCATGTTGGAAGTTCTTTCGGACTGTTTTCCAAATGAAATGAAATCCAAAGAATGGAGAGATAAGTTAAAAACCATGATTCCAAGTTTCGGTGAATCAATGAAAGATCAGCCAGAACTCTGCTCATTGAGTCGCAAAAGAACAGAAGAATTATTGGGATTAAAAACCTTAGTTACTTAACTTTTTTCCTAAGTTCGATCACAACTTTTTCCTTCGACTCCACAGTGTACATAGCTGATCCTTGTGTGGAGTCGATGATCCTTCTGGGACTAACACCTTTTTCTCTTAGGACGCGAGAGATAGCTTGTGCTCTTTCAAATCCTAAATCATAATTTTCGAAGTTACCTGGTAAGTCTTCTTTGTAAGGTGAAGTATAAGTAATGATGAGAATATCATATTCTTTAAATTCATTCTCTAAACTTCTTGCAATCGCATCTAACCTTGCACGTCCTTCCAAATGGATGCGACTGGATGGTAAATCAAATATCTCACTTGCAAAGAATACAAAACGTTCGAGTTTCGATTCATTCGGTATACTGGCTGTTTTCAATTGTTCATCATTGGGGATGGAATCGATCACTCGTTTTGGAGATTCTTCTTTGATTACAGGTTCTGGATTTGAGCCAAAACTGAGTCCAAGTCCAAATTTGATTGTAGTTTCCTCATAGTTTCCTTTATTTCTATAACCAGCCGATGGTGCTTCATAATTCACCATATAAACATTTGCATGTTCCACTTCCGAACTAATAAAAAAACGATGATTAAAATGATAACGAATACCCAAGGAACCAAAAACTCGATTTGTACTTCCACCATACAACCGTTCAGCGCCAGATCCACCGCCAAATCTAAAATAGGGATCAAATTGTTGGTTAGGCATAAAGTGAATGAAAAAATTTAAATCCGCAGACAATGCATTAAAAACATCTCTTTTCCTTTGCGCTCCGAAACTGTATAGATCTCCTGTTACTAAACGTGCCAACTGATTGGTCGCAGTGTCAGCAAGTAGTGAATACAATAAAACAACTCGGTTATCAACCGTTTGAAAATAGGAAGATGTGATGACTTGGTTCGAAACAGAAAGGCCTAAACCAAAATAACGGAACAATCCGTATTCAAATCCAACTTCTCCACCGCGACTTGATAGTCTTGCTCTATCTTCGGTGACATTGGAATAAAATTCATATAATAGATAACGGGATGTAGTGTCAGAGAAAGGTGAATTGATCACTAAATAATTTGGAAAGTTGCGATTAAAAACTGCCTTTTGAATGCTCCCTGAATTATTTCCAACTCCTCCCATCCCCATGCCATAAAGGATGAAATTTCCTTTATCAAAACCTTGGCTCCAAAGGAAAGCACCTGGATAGATGGAAAAAATCAAAATTGTCCAAAAAACAAGTTTTTGTTTCCATTTCTGCATGGGTGATCTTGTTCCAATATCGTTTGTTAATGCAAGTCCATTTTTTATCTAAAATTGTCACAAACCGACCCCCTTCCATCGTCATGTTAGGGAGGTTTCCTATGAAAAAAAAGGTTTTGATTTTAGGTGCGGGTTATGCGGGAATACTTTGTGCCAATCGTTTGCAAAAACAAAATAAGGATATAGAAGTAATACTCATTTCCAATTCTGAGTTCTTCCAAGAAAGGATTCGATTCCACGAACTGGCATCTCGGAGAAAGGAAAAAAAAGTAAAGGTACAAGATCTCATTAGAAATAAGATTCAGTTTACTATTGGCAAAGTCACAAAAATTTCACCCAATTCAAATGAAGTGGAAGTAAAAACGAATCAAGGCCCAATTGTATACAATTACGATTATTTAGTTGTTTCCATTGGAAGCCAAAATACCAAAACCAAAATGGAAGATGAAAATTCAATCCAATCAAAAGAGTCATTGGACGTATTTTTAAAATCAAAATGCCCAGAAGATATAGGTCACTTATGTATATTAGGTGGTGGAC comes from the Leptospira ellinghausenii genome and includes:
- a CDS encoding metallophosphoesterase, which produces MKAFFVFLSVLTSLLGFIYYYSTFRLISGLSLNGPIVTMILVGIGALVLLVPLTYAFSRISKREKTQTFFAYVTFTNFGFFSILFTLVLLMDLLRLLDIGIVSDYSRLLFSTLLHFGFPIDGVTEVKNFSLAFSTIVVATALSSLGFYNAHVRLTTKHVKIPVGNLHPDLHQFKIVQISDVHIGPTIKEKFLRRVVGKINAQIPDVVVITGDLVDGPAVTLKHHLKPLADIQSKYGTFYVTGNHEYYSGVLSWLPEIEALGIRVLLNENQTIPVGNAKLLMAGVTDLTAGTMIKSHQTNPKRAMVGGENCDYKILLAHQPNSVYEANKVGFHLQISGHTHGGQFFPGNILIYFAQKFVAGLHRYKDTQIYVSRGTGYWGPPFRLGAPSEISVLELESNL
- a CDS encoding methyl-accepting chemotaxis protein — protein: MTENRLIRKLSIAIEAPLYLLIFPYFINFCLFASGFDTNTLIQLALLGTLLSLVPLIVGITLRTRRLKHLLSYSHLTDAESISKLKKGLLEHPRWEGRVILIRWTISIFGFSFMAVTVLGLPWNEIFALPYACVMLVPIIYLAFYFQSEVYLSGVLRNKILADVPLDDSRLRVFGVFQRNLCTVLAVAILPMLTFGYYLFLILATNFRSPYWFYQLPIVFVMMLVIMVYAAYVGSKSLKEDIGNLNHSIETLSKGELSESIPQLSATNLSHTIVKLNLFMDSLRVYFQTAKKEAVTLSDTSKTILNKGIEIDSQVVSEKNKIDSTFASVQQIQNLSKATYERVLSQKDKTNFLANELTRVTQEMTNLSIKAEELVINTNHSIGTVKISGDAIQSAYEKVELMNQMSENIKSAISIVEDISDRVNLLSLNASIEAARAGSMGRGFAVVASEVSRLADETAKNIEEIKRVVKLSQVASKESLESMKEIISTNNDVKSKFEEISQVAQLFGHTSETSSENVKSLKELVGEFQMDAEKITSEMELQTIYTETSNSNLQELWENHSQISTTFGEISEEANRLQLVSDSMEKIVSRFRF
- a CDS encoding malate:quinone oxidoreductase — its product is MKEKDTIGTKSDVILIGAGIMSATLGVLLKELNPHLTITVLERLDAAARESSNAWNNAGTGHSAFCELNYTVENEDGSIQTKKALQIAESYEISKEFWAYLAGIKQIIDPEDFIHSVPHLSFVWGDENVRFLEKRFNALKQYELFNGLIYTEDTKTISEWLPLVMKGRDPNEKVAATRMDLGTDVNFGTLTRAMFRYLETFSDVHVHYFEDVKDLERSENGNWHLTSHNLQTHEKEHHEAKFVFIGAGGGSLPLLEKSDIPEASGFGGFPVSGQWLRCKNKNIIKEHFAKVYGKANVGSPPMSVPHLDTRIIEGKKELLFGPYAGFTTKFLKKGSYLDLVKSLEFDNIFPMLSAGMHNLPLTKYLISQALQSHEDRIEALREYFPEVNSEDWELVVAGQRVQVIKKDEEEGGVLEFGTEVVSAKDGSLAALLGASPGASTSVSIMLEVLSDCFPNEMKSKEWRDKLKTMIPSFGESMKDQPELCSLSRKRTEELLGLKTLVT
- a CDS encoding S8 family serine peptidase encodes the protein MIPNQIKIQIKKIIVTSEDGLELETNFNSTLVDIISFGMNAPGIASISNIPKGKYKSIKFVLDAHHGNAWINEESFGFHFTNSTQIEMKGNFEVITGFTTNLKLNFDLSQLQYNYSENSFTLPNQIATIKKASFELPYTPGILIVKLTKPIENIDSNKVGLQEIDAILEKYSLLSILPFVADDTNVDPETAKLIGLDRTYFLLFEARVDLLQVNFALTNKPGIEWATTNSKSEPDMVPDDPEANTGCFFCSKFQSAYLTAINAYNGWNITTGSSGVKIAVIDTEIDDTHPDLMGKIIQNRSFLPATCYHWGIFPYECVTHLEVSSPFYNGAQGWDHVTHVAGNKPSSSDRLVAYGILEAVNVGAKVINMSLGGEAYVYCQWACLVRVFTYSLTRDAVRYAEAKRVTMVASSGNDNRRIASFPGTAEFSGSYPASYNEVISVGNLDSAFSYTRKNISSNYGKVDISAPGTSIFSTSTNGNYVFKTGTSMAAPMVSGLAALILSIDSNYHSKDILKSMCNQATPLTQTGNTSIDREYFGCGRINIGATLTALVPSPQRPNIVADCGAVDQIACPAGRWFLPWDFQFVASGGTPPYSWSYEGGGLPTNSWLDPNTGRLVGGATWWFGPGWTFMLRVTDSAGQSDIRSFYFASGL
- a CDS encoding OmpA family protein; translation: MQKWKQKLVFWTILIFSIYPGAFLWSQGFDKGNFILYGMGMGGVGNNSGSIQKAVFNRNFPNYLVINSPFSDTTSRYLLYEFYSNVTEDRARLSSRGGEVGFEYGLFRYFGLGLSVSNQVITSSYFQTVDNRVVLLYSLLADTATNQLARLVTGDLYSFGAQRKRDVFNALSADLNFFIHFMPNQQFDPYFRFGGGSGAERLYGGSTNRVFGSLGIRYHFNHRFFISSEVEHANVYMVNYEAPSAGYRNKGNYEETTIKFGLGLSFGSNPEPVIKEESPKRVIDSIPNDEQLKTASIPNESKLERFVFFASEIFDLPSSRIHLEGRARLDAIARSLENEFKEYDILIITYTSPYKEDLPGNFENYDLGFERAQAISRVLREKGVSPRRIIDSTQGSAMYTVESKEKVVIELRKKVK